In one window of Thermodesulfobacteriota bacterium DNA:
- a CDS encoding response regulator codes for MQIEQLRIMLVDDETSVREALSEILSRRGWKVSDFGDAEEAIKALRQERFDAVLADINMPGIGGMDFLRMAKESAPAVPVIMITGYPSIDLAVEAIKFGAVDFLPKPFKAEELEIIVRKAVRNAGSEAAGRPVDKTRAIGTLPELARKRLEDKIKELSILHTISESLDDVNEKEDIFRKTMDIAQIIADSERAFVLVAEHDTNDLVVRGAAGYESGPSIVGMKLSTNDDPFREVISTKSYSYFASGGGALGSLLPGLGSVPVLLAPLVINREVVVILGLAGKTGGKELTNDALSLLLNLTAKAALKLENIALSENIFLSIIAAMNSLLNALDARDTYTKDHSHRVTQYAVKIAKAMGCPQDVIDSISFAGPLHDIGKIGVRDDILLKAGNFTVEEREVMKSHVVRGEEILRPLNLLTSEKAVVLYHHERWDGNGYPMGLAGCEIPLVARIFSVADTFDAMTSTRPYRRALGIDVARDEITRCKGTQFDPEVVSAFLESEILKA; via the coding sequence TTGCAGATAGAACAGCTGAGGATAATGCTCGTCGACGACGAAACGAGCGTACGCGAGGCGCTCTCCGAGATACTTTCAAGGCGGGGCTGGAAGGTATCCGACTTCGGGGACGCCGAGGAGGCGATAAAGGCCCTGAGGCAAGAGCGTTTCGACGCGGTCCTGGCGGACATCAACATGCCGGGTATCGGCGGCATGGACTTTCTCCGCATGGCGAAGGAGTCCGCCCCGGCGGTGCCGGTCATCATGATAACCGGATACCCCTCCATAGACCTCGCGGTCGAGGCCATCAAATTCGGGGCCGTGGATTTCCTGCCAAAGCCGTTCAAGGCCGAGGAGCTGGAGATTATCGTAAGAAAAGCCGTGAGGAACGCGGGCTCCGAGGCCGCCGGCCGGCCTGTCGACAAGACCAGGGCCATAGGCACCCTTCCGGAGCTTGCGAGGAAGAGGCTCGAAGACAAGATAAAGGAGCTTTCTATACTCCACACGATAAGCGAGTCGCTGGACGATGTGAACGAAAAAGAGGACATCTTCCGGAAGACGATGGACATCGCGCAGATAATCGCGGACTCCGAGCGGGCCTTCGTGCTCGTCGCGGAGCACGACACGAACGACCTTGTCGTCAGGGGGGCTGCCGGGTATGAAAGCGGCCCATCCATAGTCGGCATGAAGCTCAGCACGAATGACGACCCGTTCCGCGAGGTCATCTCCACGAAGTCCTATTCGTATTTCGCCTCCGGGGGCGGGGCGCTCGGAAGCCTGCTTCCTGGCCTCGGCTCCGTGCCGGTGCTCCTTGCTCCGCTGGTCATCAACAGGGAAGTCGTGGTTATCCTGGGCCTTGCGGGAAAAACAGGCGGAAAGGAGCTTACGAACGACGCCCTGTCGCTCCTTCTGAACCTCACGGCCAAGGCTGCGCTCAAGCTCGAGAACATAGCCCTTTCCGAGAACATATTCCTGAGCATCATAGCCGCCATGAACTCGCTATTGAACGCACTGGACGCCCGCGATACCTACACGAAAGACCATTCTCACAGGGTCACGCAATACGCCGTCAAGATCGCGAAGGCTATGGGGTGCCCCCAGGACGTCATCGACAGCATTAGCTTCGCGGGCCCCCTGCACGACATCGGGAAGATAGGGGTCCGCGACGACATACTCCTCAAGGCGGGGAACTTCACGGTCGAGGAGCGTGAAGTAATGAAGAGCCACGTGGTCAGGGGCGAGGAGATACTGAGGCCCCTGAACCTCTTGACCTCGGAAAAGGCGGTCGTCCTCTACCACCACGAGAGGTGGGACGGCAACGGCTACCCGATGGGGCTTGCCGGGTGCGAGATACCGCTCGTTGCTCGCATTTTCAGCGTCGCCGACACCTTCGACGCCATGACCTCCACGAGGCCCTACAGGCGGGCGCTCGGGATAGACGTGGCAAGGGACGAGATAACGAGGTGCAAGGGCACGCAGTTCGATCCGGAAGTCGTGAGCGCGTTCCTCGAAAGCGAAATTCTGAAGGCGTAG
- a CDS encoding response regulator, which produces MSEEKFKILIADDDLDLRELLIEAVRNWGYEVSLARDGEEALKKLRMDHFHMVITDLMMPGMDGLQLLQRIRELDGDILVIIITGYATIETAVKAIETGAYDYIAKPFRLDELMIVIKNACERLRLMLQNRNLLEELRTAYGEIAVLKKALGTGAEAPGSGRDREALAEAAHKDGLNPLKYQEYMREADRFSKKTAPKT; this is translated from the coding sequence ATGTCCGAAGAGAAATTCAAGATACTCATAGCGGACGACGACCTCGATTTGAGGGAGCTCCTTATCGAAGCGGTCAGGAACTGGGGCTATGAAGTGTCTCTCGCCAGGGACGGCGAGGAGGCGCTGAAGAAGCTCAGGATGGACCACTTCCACATGGTCATAACCGACCTGATGATGCCTGGCATGGACGGCCTCCAGCTCCTTCAGCGCATAAGGGAGCTCGACGGCGACATACTCGTCATCATAATAACCGGCTACGCCACGATAGAGACCGCGGTCAAGGCCATAGAGACCGGCGCGTACGACTACATCGCGAAGCCATTCAGGCTCGACGAGCTCATGATAGTCATTAAGAACGCTTGCGAGCGCCTGAGGCTCATGCTGCAGAACAGGAACCTTCTGGAGGAGCTCCGGACCGCCTACGGCGAAATAGCCGTCCTGAAGAAGGCGCTCGGGACAGGCGCCGAGGCTCCAGGGTCCGGGCGGGACCGGGAGGCCCTGGCCGAGGCCGCGCACAAGGACGGACTCAACCCGCTCAAGTACCAGGAGTATATGAGGGAGGCCGACAGGTTCTCCAAGAAGACCGCGCCAAAGACCTGA
- a CDS encoding flagellar protein FliT, with translation MELNRSALREKLNRLLEISTIQLRFIKEKRIDEFVACQAERERLFLDLGLPVEGCNDTEARRLLEKLLENDNLLASEVRAVMGGISSKLGQVKTGRSALKAYSR, from the coding sequence GTGGAGCTTAACAGATCGGCCCTCAGGGAAAAGCTTAACAGGCTGCTTGAGATTTCTACTATACAGCTTCGATTTATAAAGGAAAAAAGAATAGATGAGTTTGTGGCTTGTCAGGCCGAAAGGGAAAGGCTTTTCCTGGACCTGGGCCTTCCAGTCGAGGGCTGCAATGACACGGAGGCCCGGCGGCTTCTTGAAAAGCTCCTCGAAAACGACAACCTTCTCGCCTCAGAGGTGCGGGCCGTCATGGGCGGCATCTCGTCGAAGCTCGGCCAGGTAAAGACCGGACGGAGCGCGCTCAAGGCCTACTCCCGGTGA
- the fliS gene encoding flagellar export chaperone FliS: protein MSVAKYQTVQVMTADKVSLIIMLYDGILRFNKLAQMAIGNNDIGGRGRYLNRSLAIIGELTTALDGDGGGEIASNLARLYEFCTLALTEANLKNDASSIEPVNRVISELKAGWEAISTERQKQERAEPRSLSCGA from the coding sequence TTGAGCGTAGCCAAATACCAGACCGTGCAGGTAATGACGGCCGACAAGGTCAGCCTGATCATAATGCTCTACGACGGGATTTTGCGCTTCAACAAGCTCGCCCAGATGGCCATCGGCAATAACGACATAGGCGGGAGGGGCAGGTATCTCAACAGGTCGCTCGCGATAATCGGCGAGCTTACTACGGCCCTCGACGGCGACGGGGGGGGCGAGATAGCCTCGAACCTCGCAAGGCTCTATGAGTTCTGCACCCTGGCCCTCACCGAGGCGAACCTTAAAAACGACGCCTCCAGTATAGAGCCGGTGAACAGGGTGATATCAGAGCTCAAGGCCGGCTGGGAGGCCATCTCGACCGAAAGGCAGAAGCAGGAGAGGGCTGAGCCGAGGAGCTTAAGCTGTGGAGCTTAA
- the fliD gene encoding flagellar filament capping protein FliD, with protein sequence MSISATSGVVSNIEYQSLITQLVSIRKQSLNQLEYDKTVLNKAKSAYSELGNKVSALVTAANALRTGNAFNSFKATVSDSTYFTASASQSAAAGTHEITVNTLAKAHKIAADGVSSDTAVISPGAGSFSFQVGGGDVETVSVDSTTTLAGLKDSINALNAGVTASIVNDGSGGNSYRLVLKSDTTGTAAAINVTQNDTDLVFSTTLQEAQDATLTIDGLPVTRSSNTISDLVTGVTLNLKAADPGATVTLSVDRDTEEAEKKVKALIDAYNGVVSYIKSNNRYDSETKKGGPFFGDSVARSVWEDLRRVFGSAISGLPEDMNRLMHVGVKTGEDGLLTLDSSKFTSALSENYEGVLGLFTKGDVSGFGELIHEVANGINDIVDGRIKNRQSGIDKNIKRIEEDIRRKEDHLVTYEERLRAQFMTLETMLASLKSQGATLLNYLGGGAF encoded by the coding sequence ATGAGCATAAGCGCCACTTCGGGTGTCGTGAGCAACATCGAATACCAGTCGCTCATAACCCAGCTCGTAAGCATAAGAAAGCAGTCCCTGAACCAGCTTGAGTACGACAAGACAGTCCTCAACAAGGCCAAATCCGCGTATTCGGAGCTCGGCAACAAGGTTTCGGCGCTCGTAACCGCCGCTAACGCGCTGAGGACCGGAAACGCTTTCAATTCCTTCAAGGCGACCGTAAGCGACAGCACGTACTTCACGGCGTCCGCAAGCCAGTCCGCTGCGGCGGGCACCCACGAGATAACAGTAAACACCCTTGCCAAGGCCCACAAGATAGCCGCGGACGGAGTGAGCTCCGATACGGCGGTAATCTCGCCGGGAGCCGGCTCTTTCAGCTTCCAGGTGGGCGGGGGCGACGTAGAGACCGTCTCTGTCGACTCTACCACCACGCTCGCGGGCCTCAAGGACTCCATAAACGCCCTCAATGCCGGGGTGACAGCCTCCATCGTAAACGACGGCTCGGGCGGGAACTCCTACAGGCTGGTCCTGAAGAGCGACACCACCGGGACAGCCGCCGCAATAAACGTCACGCAGAACGACACTGACCTCGTCTTCTCGACAACGCTCCAGGAAGCCCAGGACGCCACGCTGACAATCGACGGCCTGCCGGTCACCAGGTCCTCCAATACGATATCGGACCTCGTTACCGGAGTCACCCTCAACCTCAAGGCAGCCGACCCGGGGGCCACCGTCACTCTTTCAGTCGACAGGGACACGGAGGAGGCCGAAAAGAAGGTAAAGGCCCTGATTGACGCGTACAACGGCGTCGTAAGCTATATCAAGTCCAACAACAGGTACGACAGCGAGACCAAGAAGGGAGGCCCCTTCTTCGGCGACAGCGTCGCCAGGAGCGTCTGGGAGGACTTGAGGAGGGTGTTCGGGTCGGCCATAAGCGGGCTGCCCGAGGACATGAACAGGCTTATGCACGTCGGCGTAAAGACCGGCGAGGACGGGCTCCTTACGCTCGACTCATCGAAGTTCACGAGCGCCCTCTCTGAGAACTATGAAGGGGTATTGGGCCTCTTCACGAAGGGGGACGTCTCCGGCTTCGGCGAGCTCATCCACGAGGTGGCGAACGGCATAAACGACATCGTGGACGGCAGGATAAAGAACCGCCAGAGCGGCATAGACAAGAACATAAAGAGGATAGAGGAAGACATACGGAGGAAAGAGGACCACCTTGTGACCTACGAGGAGCGGCTGAGGGCGCAGTTCATGACCCTTGAGACCATGCTCGCGAGTCTCAAGAGCCAGGGGGCCACTCTTTTGAACTATTTAGGGGGGGGGGCGTTTTGA
- a CDS encoding flagellar protein FlaG translates to MSIEKIKGVTAIDIEHARRPEPQKPAEKEKASAGPGPDKSESASELDKAASDERIYLKRMNTELRFEADSRLKEVLVKIIDPETDEVIRQIPSEEMIAIRKRMDELLRMLNKNHS, encoded by the coding sequence ATGAGCATAGAAAAAATAAAAGGCGTCACTGCAATCGATATCGAGCACGCGAGGCGTCCCGAGCCGCAAAAGCCAGCCGAAAAGGAGAAGGCGTCCGCCGGGCCCGGCCCGGATAAGTCCGAGAGCGCAAGCGAGCTCGACAAGGCCGCGTCGGATGAACGGATATACCTGAAGAGGATGAACACCGAGCTCCGGTTCGAGGCCGACAGCCGCCTGAAAGAGGTCCTCGTCAAGATCATCGACCCTGAGACGGACGAGGTCATACGGCAGATACCGTCCGAGGAGATGATTGCCATCAGGAAGAGGATGGACGAGCTTCTGCGGATGCTCAATAAAAACCATTCCTAA
- a CDS encoding flagellin, translated as MSLVINTNVSALVAQQNLAVTNSQLKVSVSRLSSGFRINSAADDAAGLGRADQLRSQSRMIQASIRNINDGISAMEISDKAAEQITNIVTRMGELAASAAQGTLDDDNRSYYSDEFNTLIKEIDRIAATTEFGGYKILDGGTAALTMFIGFKNTSNDELSVSLNALTTGVLGLVSGAISTRAEAFDTLSSINTALKTINDARAIYGASSNRLTAALSNLQVTYTNFQAAESRIRDADFAMETAQYTRNQIMVQAGTSVLAQANQLPQNVLGLLR; from the coding sequence ATGTCACTCGTAATCAATACCAACGTATCCGCTCTTGTAGCACAGCAGAACCTCGCGGTCACCAACTCCCAGCTCAAGGTAAGCGTTTCCAGGCTCTCGTCAGGCTTCAGGATCAACAGCGCCGCCGACGACGCCGCCGGCCTCGGCAGGGCGGACCAGCTCCGCAGCCAGTCCAGGATGATCCAGGCGTCCATCAGGAACATCAATGACGGCATAAGCGCGATGGAGATAAGCGACAAGGCCGCCGAGCAGATAACCAACATCGTCACGAGGATGGGCGAACTCGCCGCCAGCGCTGCCCAGGGCACCCTGGACGACGACAACAGGTCCTACTACAGCGACGAGTTCAACACCCTCATCAAGGAAATCGACAGGATCGCGGCCACCACGGAATTTGGCGGATACAAGATCCTCGACGGCGGCACCGCCGCGCTCACGATGTTCATAGGCTTCAAGAACACCTCCAACGACGAGCTGAGCGTAAGCCTCAACGCGCTCACGACCGGCGTGCTCGGGCTCGTGTCCGGGGCCATATCGACCAGGGCCGAGGCCTTCGATACCCTGAGCTCGATAAACACCGCACTCAAGACCATAAACGACGCCCGCGCCATCTACGGTGCGTCCAGCAACCGGCTTACCGCAGCCCTCTCGAACCTGCAGGTCACCTACACCAACTTCCAGGCCGCGGAATCGAGGATAAGGGACGCGGACTTCGCGATGGAGACCGCCCAGTACACTAGGAACCAGATAATGGTACAGGCCGGCACCTCGGTCCTCGCACAGGCGAACCAGCTGCCTCAGAACGTACTTGGACTCCTGAGGTAA
- a CDS encoding DUF115 domain-containing protein, which translates to MGPLAKNLDAIGKKDTALAGRIAGWSGESVKVEAAKSGEPTFRHMGRLFHSAYDPAKEAVAQAEELVSKKADWVLLFGLGCGHLLKALVEKGQKNVVVYEPSPEVLNGVLRQADLSGMLALDDVFLCDDTQGVVAKVRQMDGFDDLLCYTTSPYKMSFPKEYLDFINKVNNAQVSNKVNIRTDMDSRGAWIRNYLENIPQILDCTPIDALRDGLKGLPLVIAGAGPSLHKNAHLLREARGKAVIIAAITAYKPLLKHGVVPDFIIASEKVDLPEYFAYDENDRQTRLILGEVSHPGMFTREVKEKFVFFSPFMTLGQEHAGFFGSDYFPASGGSVTTAALDIGAMLGCSPIIFIGQDLCFGESGTHAKGGVYMAQDVRIDAEKGEVVVEEDYVTLSEKARSAFKLMWLKGVDGKPVPSKYDWVTFHQWFENYLAVVKKKGVPLNVINATEGGAYIEGMEHIPLSQVLEKCAINEVMLDDVISAARSSAKPADLKGLSSSLEAMQMKLKEAGGFADSILKEVSSIRKLLRDHLDPREIESGVARIKRLEERLFKSAESSPFIWEALMENTYRLKERLRDDHDENDPEKLIRQELDSMASSYGKVAEACKRYRPVLLAASRALKRHAGAHRAREVTLRT; encoded by the coding sequence ATGGGGCCGCTTGCGAAAAACCTCGATGCCATAGGGAAAAAGGACACGGCCCTCGCCGGGCGCATTGCCGGATGGAGCGGCGAATCCGTAAAAGTCGAGGCCGCCAAATCCGGGGAGCCTACATTCAGGCACATGGGACGCCTCTTCCATAGCGCGTACGACCCGGCAAAGGAGGCAGTGGCGCAGGCTGAGGAGCTTGTATCGAAAAAGGCGGACTGGGTGCTCCTCTTCGGCCTCGGCTGCGGGCATCTCCTCAAGGCGCTTGTTGAAAAAGGACAGAAAAATGTGGTGGTCTACGAGCCCTCGCCGGAGGTCCTTAACGGGGTCTTGAGGCAGGCCGACCTCTCAGGCATGCTCGCCCTGGACGATGTCTTTCTCTGCGACGATACGCAGGGCGTGGTCGCGAAGGTAAGGCAGATGGACGGATTCGACGACCTGCTCTGCTATACGACCAGCCCTTACAAGATGAGCTTCCCGAAGGAGTACCTCGATTTCATAAACAAGGTAAACAACGCGCAGGTAAGCAACAAGGTCAATATCAGGACCGATATGGATTCCAGGGGGGCCTGGATAAGGAACTACCTTGAGAACATCCCGCAGATACTGGACTGCACGCCCATAGACGCCTTGAGGGACGGCCTAAAGGGGCTGCCCCTCGTAATCGCGGGCGCGGGGCCGTCTCTCCATAAGAACGCCCATCTACTCAGGGAGGCCAGGGGCAAGGCCGTAATCATCGCGGCCATCACCGCCTATAAGCCGCTCCTCAAGCACGGTGTGGTGCCGGACTTCATAATAGCCTCCGAGAAGGTCGATTTACCGGAGTATTTCGCGTATGACGAAAACGACCGGCAGACCAGGCTCATACTCGGAGAGGTCTCGCACCCCGGCATGTTCACGAGGGAGGTAAAGGAAAAGTTCGTCTTTTTCAGCCCGTTCATGACGCTCGGCCAGGAGCACGCCGGGTTTTTCGGCTCGGACTACTTCCCCGCAAGCGGCGGAAGCGTCACAACGGCCGCGCTCGATATCGGGGCCATGCTCGGGTGCAGCCCGATAATCTTCATAGGCCAGGACCTGTGTTTCGGCGAAAGCGGCACTCACGCGAAGGGCGGGGTCTATATGGCCCAGGACGTCAGGATAGACGCTGAAAAAGGCGAGGTGGTCGTAGAGGAGGACTATGTGACCCTGAGCGAAAAGGCAAGAAGCGCCTTCAAGCTCATGTGGCTCAAGGGCGTCGACGGCAAGCCCGTGCCGAGCAAGTACGACTGGGTGACCTTCCACCAGTGGTTCGAGAACTACCTGGCCGTGGTGAAAAAAAAGGGTGTTCCCCTCAACGTGATAAACGCGACCGAGGGCGGGGCCTATATCGAGGGGATGGAGCACATCCCGCTTTCCCAAGTGCTTGAAAAATGTGCAATAAATGAAGTCATGCTCGATGATGTCATAAGCGCCGCCAGGTCCTCGGCCAAACCTGCCGATCTCAAAGGGCTTTCATCGTCCCTTGAGGCCATGCAGATGAAGCTAAAGGAAGCGGGCGGATTTGCCGATTCTATACTCAAGGAAGTATCTTCCATAAGGAAGCTCCTGAGGGACCATCTGGACCCGCGCGAGATAGAGTCAGGTGTCGCGAGGATCAAGAGGCTGGAGGAGAGGCTTTTCAAGTCCGCCGAGAGCTCGCCTTTCATATGGGAAGCGCTGATGGAAAATACTTACAGGCTCAAAGAGCGCCTGCGGGACGACCATGACGAAAACGATCCGGAAAAGCTCATAAGGCAGGAGCTTGATTCCATGGCCTCCTCCTACGGCAAGGTAGCCGAGGCCTGCAAAAGGTACAGGCCGGTCCTGCTGGCCGCATCCAGGGCGCTCAAGCGCCATGCAGGGGCGCACAGGGCCAGGGAAGTCACTTTACGAACCTGA
- a CDS encoding 5-deoxy-glucuronate isomerase produces MLSPIKKMAAKDKGLNTVFGGRELECLALDLLVLDTGDSFTLETGEYEMAIVPLAGDACFSVEGGAYSLQRESVWKTPGSALYIPRGSSAAIKASRYSELALCKARTDEKRAVFHVPSGKEKTVGRDAWKRKVVDIIGPEEGASRLVLGETFNPPGGWSSFPPHKHDTEIPGQEARMEEIYLFRLDPATGFGTQAIYGEQGSHSFMVEDYDAVTIPWGYHPVSAMPGHSLYYLWFLAGDNRILRPNTDPKFKWLEA; encoded by the coding sequence ATGCTTAGCCCAATAAAGAAAATGGCGGCGAAAGACAAGGGGCTGAACACGGTCTTTGGCGGCAGGGAGCTTGAATGCCTTGCGCTCGACCTCCTTGTGCTCGATACAGGAGACTCCTTTACCCTTGAGACAGGCGAGTATGAAATGGCCATAGTCCCGCTTGCCGGCGATGCCTGCTTTTCAGTTGAGGGCGGCGCGTACAGTCTTCAAAGGGAGAGCGTCTGGAAAACCCCGGGCTCCGCCCTTTACATCCCGAGGGGTTCGAGCGCTGCGATCAAGGCCTCAAGATACAGCGAGCTTGCGTTATGCAAGGCCAGGACGGATGAAAAGAGGGCCGTTTTCCACGTGCCTTCGGGCAAGGAGAAGACGGTCGGCAGGGACGCCTGGAAGAGGAAGGTCGTGGATATAATCGGCCCTGAGGAGGGCGCATCGAGGCTTGTCCTCGGCGAGACATTCAACCCTCCCGGGGGCTGGTCGAGCTTCCCTCCCCACAAGCACGATACCGAAATCCCCGGCCAGGAGGCCAGGATGGAGGAGATATATCTTTTCAGGCTCGACCCGGCAACCGGCTTCGGCACCCAGGCCATATATGGCGAACAGGGAAGCCATTCCTTCATGGTAGAAGACTATGACGCCGTAACAATACCCTGGGGCTATCACCCGGTATCTGCCATGCCAGGGCATTCACTTTACTACCTCTGGTTCCTCGCCGGTGACAACAGGATATTAAGGCCCAATACGGACCCGAAATTCAAATGGCTTGAGGCTTAG
- a CDS encoding ATP-grasp domain-containing protein, which yields MMTRKSILILGAGPMQVSLIRKARGMGLYTIASDRNPEAEGFKEADQALVLDIKDPEAHVRWALENRERLNLGGVVAGADVAITAASVSSALGLPGIPVEAAERSNNKWLMKKRWLADRVPTPYAEEVVSLSEARMAASKVGFPCMVKAIDNAASRGSRRIDSLDELPEALEDAKNHSSTRTALVEEFVEGDEQSVELIAHAGRHYRFGIVDRHFGFRPFPIETGHTNPTALSITAQEGLYGLVTRAAISLGIEFGPYKADTIMTKKGPMVLELPARLSGGFHSQYTTPLATGLEPQKMAIALATGLPVREDYFTPSLERTAICKAVFPEPGIVSSIEGLEEVRRRPGVEEVFLMVKPGDEVLPYRNCAHRVCYIIAVGGTRAEALENWEAAAGTLRITTVPARKHA from the coding sequence ATGATGACAAGGAAATCCATATTGATACTCGGCGCGGGCCCCATGCAGGTCTCTCTCATACGGAAAGCCAGGGGCATGGGGCTCTATACAATCGCCTCTGACAGGAACCCGGAGGCTGAGGGTTTTAAAGAGGCAGACCAGGCGCTCGTGCTGGATATAAAAGACCCCGAAGCGCACGTCAGATGGGCGCTTGAGAACCGCGAACGCCTCAATCTGGGCGGCGTTGTCGCAGGCGCGGACGTAGCCATAACAGCGGCTTCGGTATCGAGCGCGCTCGGCCTTCCCGGCATACCAGTCGAGGCCGCCGAGAGGTCGAATAACAAGTGGCTCATGAAGAAGAGGTGGCTGGCGGACAGGGTCCCGACTCCTTACGCCGAAGAGGTCGTAAGCCTTTCAGAGGCCCGGATGGCGGCAAGCAAGGTCGGTTTCCCCTGCATGGTGAAAGCCATAGACAACGCGGCATCAAGGGGCTCGCGGAGGATAGATTCACTTGATGAGCTTCCCGAGGCCCTTGAGGACGCAAAAAACCATTCTTCCACCAGGACCGCTCTCGTAGAGGAGTTCGTCGAGGGAGACGAGCAGAGCGTGGAGCTTATCGCGCACGCCGGCAGGCATTACAGGTTCGGCATCGTGGACAGGCACTTCGGTTTCCGGCCTTTCCCCATAGAGACCGGCCACACGAACCCCACGGCCCTTTCTATTACGGCCCAGGAGGGCCTTTACGGGCTCGTGACAAGGGCCGCAATTTCGCTCGGCATCGAATTCGGCCCGTACAAGGCCGACACCATTATGACGAAAAAGGGGCCGATGGTCCTCGAGCTTCCGGCGAGGCTCTCGGGCGGCTTCCATTCGCAGTACACGACGCCGCTCGCGACAGGTCTCGAGCCGCAGAAGATGGCCATAGCCCTCGCAACAGGGCTTCCGGTAAGGGAAGATTATTTCACTCCCTCCCTTGAGAGGACCGCAATCTGCAAGGCGGTCTTTCCCGAGCCGGGGATCGTAAGCTCGATAGAGGGCCTTGAAGAGGTGAGGAGGCGCCCCGGGGTCGAGGAGGTCTTCCTGATGGTAAAGCCCGGTGATGAGGTCCTTCCATACAGGAACTGCGCCCACAGGGTATGTTACATAATCGCGGTAGGCGGCACCCGGGCCGAAGCGCTGGAAAACTGGGAAGCGGCTGCCGGGACATTGAGGATAACGACAGTTCCCGCGAGGAAACATGCTTAG
- a CDS encoding glucose 1-dehydrogenase, whose translation MTGLFSLTGKTALVTGGGSGLGQAIAVGLSRAGATVAVAGRDVSKLDETVRLIEGSGGSAFPVRMDILDGGSVRHAVQEAAEKAGGIHILVNSAGVHLKKPTLEVTEEEWSRVLDTNLTGAFRVCRAVGTIMKRQGSGKIINIASLGSFRALKDAAAYTSSKAGLVLLTMNLAVELAPDNIQVNAIAPGVFRTALNEKVLVGERLERILANTPMKRLGRAEELAGTAVYLASSASDFVTGAVIPVDGGFLAWGI comes from the coding sequence TTGACAGGACTTTTCAGCCTCACAGGCAAGACGGCCCTCGTGACCGGGGGCGGAAGCGGCCTCGGTCAGGCCATAGCCGTCGGCCTCTCAAGGGCGGGCGCGACCGTTGCGGTTGCGGGCAGGGACGTATCGAAGCTCGACGAGACAGTGCGCCTCATTGAGGGCTCCGGCGGCTCGGCATTCCCGGTCCGCATGGACATACTCGACGGGGGATCGGTAAGGCATGCCGTCCAGGAGGCCGCGGAAAAGGCCGGGGGTATACACATACTCGTCAACTCGGCGGGGGTGCACCTTAAAAAGCCGACGCTCGAAGTGACCGAAGAGGAGTGGAGCCGCGTACTCGACACCAACCTCACGGGCGCGTTCAGGGTATGCAGGGCCGTCGGGACGATAATGAAGAGGCAGGGCAGCGGGAAGATAATCAATATCGCCTCGCTCGGTTCTTTCAGGGCGCTAAAGGATGCGGCAGCGTACACGTCGTCAAAGGCGGGTCTTGTGCTCCTTACGATGAACCTGGCGGTCGAGCTCGCCCCTGACAACATACAGGTGAACGCCATAGCCCCCGGAGTCTTCAGGACCGCGCTGAACGAGAAGGTGCTTGTAGGCGAGAGGCTCGAGAGGATATTGGCGAACACCCCGATGAAGCGCCTCGGCAGGGCCGAGGAGCTGGCCGGGACTGCCGTCTATCTCGCGAGCTCGGCGTCCGATTTCGTGACCGGCGCCGTTATCCCGGTAGACGGCGGGTTTCTCGCCTGGGGCATATGA